A region of Alteromonadaceae bacterium 2753L.S.0a.02 DNA encodes the following proteins:
- a CDS encoding bacterial peptide chain release factor 2 (bRF-2) (manually curated) — MEVNPLFTKLSDLQARTDVLRGYLEYLEKKERLAEVELELAEPGVWNEPDRAQALGRERSSLEAVVDTIETLDQGVADCRDLIDMAVEENDEESLEDVIAEINGLEAQLAKLEFRRMFSGEMDPNNAYLDIQAGSGGTEAQDWAEMILRMYLRWGEDKGFKTTLEEASAGEVAGIKSATIRFEGEYAFGWLRTETGVHRLVRKSPFDSGNRRHTSFASVFVSPEISDDIEIDINPADLRVDTYRASGAGGQHVNKTDSAVRITHEPSGVVVQCQSERSQHSNRDKAMKMLRARMYEQELLKRNAEKQAMEDSKSDIGWGSQIRSYVLDDQRIKDLRTSVQTSNCQAVLDGKLDDFIEASLKAGL, encoded by the exons ATGGAAGTTAACCCCCTCTTCACCAAACTCTCCGATCTTCAGGCGCGCACCGACGTGCTTAGGGGGTATCTT GAATACCTTGAGAAGAAAGAACGTCTCGCCGAAGTAGAACTCGAGCTTGCGGAACCCGGCGTGTGGAACGAACCCGATCGGGCTCAGGCGTTGGGCCGCGAGCGATCCTCCCTTGAAGCCGTAGTTGATACTATTGAAACACTTGACCAAGGTGTTGCGGACTGCCGCGATCTTATCGATATGGCGGTGGAAGAGAACGACGAAGAGAGCCTGGAAGACGTCATCGCAGAAATCAACGGCTTGGAAGCACAACTGGCGAAATTGGAGTTTCGCCGTATGTTCTCTGGTGAAATGGATCCCAACAACGCCTACCTCGACATCCAGGCAGGTTCGGGCGGAACTGAAGCGCAGGATTGGGCCGAAATGATACTGCGTATGTACCTGCGATGGGGCGAAGACAAAGGCTTCAAAACCACTTTGGAGGAAGCTTCAGCCGGTGAAGTGGCCGGTATTAAAAGCGCTACCATACGTTTTGAGGGGGAGTACGCTTTTGGTTGGTTACGCACCGAAACCGGTGTGCACCGCTTGGTTCGTAAATCGCCTTTTGACTCCGGCAATCGCAGACACACTTCGTTCGCATCTGTATTTGTTTCGCCGGAAATTTCTGATGATATCGAAATTGATATTAACCCGGCAGACCTAAGAGTTGATACTTATCGAGCCAGTGGTGCTGGTGGTCAGCATGTTAACAAAACGGATTCCGCGGTTCGGATTACGCATGAGCCAAGCGGTGTTGTGGTGCAGTGCCAGAGTGAAAGATCACAGCATTCCAACCGCGATAAAGCCATGAAAATGCTTCGTGCACGCATGTATGAGCAGGAATTGTTAAAACGCAACGCCGAAAAACAGGCGATGGAAGATAGCAAATCAGATATCGGCTGGGGTAGTCAGATTCGCTCCTATGTGCTCGACGACCAGCGTATTAAAGATCTTCGTACCAGCGTGCAAACCAGCAACTGCCAGGCAGTACTCGACGGCAAATTAGATGACTTTATAGAAGCCAGCCTCAAAGCCGGGCTGTAA